The sequence TGAAAGCGACTCTGTTTTCAGAAAAGATGCATTGAAACCCTAACTCAGTCCGAATTTTCACGGTCTTCCCTAATTCGAAGAAAGATCGAAATCAGGTACGTTTTCATTCGACCCTCCGATCGATCTCTCCCCTCCCCATTTTCGAAGATCGCTCGATCCAACAGTCGAGAAATTTCGATCAAGGGCTTGGAAATTAGGTCTAGTTTTCCGTCCTTGTTCTAGATATTGTCGATTTCTACATACATGTATAGATATGTAGGGAAAGCTCGTGTGCGTACGGCGCTCACCGAGTGTCTGTGCACACGTATCTCTCACCATCCAATAGCTCCGCATGGTAATGCTGACAGGTTGAAAATTCACTTCCTGAAATTTATGTCTGGTTCCTGCCGACTGCGGACCCTCTCTCAGTGGCAGGGGATGATGTGCATGCAGATTCTCAGTGCTTACAGTGTGTATTGAAATCTTGTCCACATGTGCACGCACGCGTGTGTATCAGATTGTCATGGTTCATGATAAAAAGCCGTGGCCAAAGTTTGGCGCCAGCTGGCAACCTGACACAGTCTTTATTTACCAGGCTAATGGGAGCACAAAAGTCCCACTCGCAGAGCTAGGATATCTTAAGTGGTAGTGACCGAATTGCATTTCGAAcagattattgcaattcaattcgatagTGCAACCAAACGCGGCCTAAATGCCAACAAATTGAAATCGGGTCCCTTTTTTGTTTTAATCTTAGCTGATTATTTGGTTGTGGTTACGTGTTTATCTAGTAAACCTCAggtttgtttggatgcctgtaaaatccttAGCTACGAAGGGGTTACAGGTAGGAAAACCATGTTTTAGATTACAAATAAAAATCTTTAGAATTGAAAGGACATTATACATAGTAGAACACAACGGTTGATACACACTCattaagtgtggggcccacccatgatgtgtaaagtgcatccaatctgtccatcacgtGCTtccattgttgttgttgttttttttaaaggtaactaGAACTTTCATCGAAAGAGTGCTGAGGTAGTGCCAAAAGGGAAccgaaacaaaaacaaaaggaaaaaggaaaaaaaaaaacataagaaaaacaaCTAGGTCAAACGACCCGAACCCATAGCCCAATCGTTTACACTATCCCGCATATAATTAGCAACCCAATTGACGTTCCGGATAACATTACAGGAGCACCTCCCATTCATTTTGCCCCAAATTGCCCAAAAACCAGGGAGAATAGAGTCTCCATAACGTGCGAGAGCTCTTACGGAGGGCCACCCCATGCCAAGCAAGAAGGAGGCCATTGATGTCGTAAGGCAGAGCTACACTAGGTTAAATCTTGATAGGATGGAAGCCCATATGCGGCTAGCAAAAGGGCAATGGATAAGGAGGTGGTTCACAAACTCAACGTTAGCCATACAAAGGAGGCAAATATTTGGGATAGGCATAGAATGCTTTTGGAGATTGTCGATTGTAAGAATTATTTTCTTCCCACTAGCATAGGACGCGTTTGCTTTGCTCTGACCTTTTCCCCAAAGTAAGGAATAAAACGATCTAACCGAGAAATGCCAACATGAAACTTGTGATTGGTAGTAAAACATCGATTTTCCTATTGAGACCCAATTCTATCTTCAGTCCAAATGATAGTATCGCTTTCATGAATTGATAGGTTGGACAGATGAAGCCACTCCAATAGACCGATGTAGAGACGACTACATGGCAGGGCCCAAACAACGGAACCACCCAAAGTCTCGAAACATTTGTCAATCATGATGCTTCAATCTGACGCTAGAGAAGCAATTGTTGGAAAATGAATTGACAGAGGCAGATCACCCCTCCAAACATCTTCCTAAAATCTAATTCTCCCCATTACCAAGAGAGAATTCTACACCTCTAAAAAAGATGGGTTTCATTCTAAAAATGCCTTTCCAAACCGAAGAGGCTCTATAGAGAGAAGATTCCTTTGTCCACCATCCTCCTACCAGGCAACTATATTTACTAGCAATAACGTCTCTCCAAAGGGCATCCATCTCCGTGCTGAAGTGCCACCATCATTTACCTAATGGAGCGCCATTCATTAGCTCCAAGGATTGGATATTAGCACCACCCTCCTCATAGGGTTTGCATACTTCACCCCATTCCAAAAGGTGGAATTTTTTCTTCTTGTCCGAATCCCTCCAAAGGAAATCCCATCTAAGCTTATTGATGTGATTAAGAACCATCTTTGGACATTTAAAAAGCGACCAACCAAGAGATAGATACCTCCCTCTCCAAATTGTCAATCTCTTCTTGAATCTCTCCACCACTTTGTCCCAAAGATGCTTGACCGGCTTTCTGATACAAAGGGGAAGACCCAAATAGGAGGAAGGGAAAGGTCATGCCTTACAAGTGAAAAGGCCTGCAAGGTGACCAATTTTGACACTATCCAAATGAATACCAATCGTTTCACATTTTGCTAGATCAACCTTTTGCCCCGAGACCACCTCAAAATAACAGAGGATCATGCTTAAATTATCAACCTTGTCATCGATGCCAGTCATTTCAACACTATCATGTGCTTCCCTTGATGTTCTCATAATTACAAGTATAATAACTATTGCGATATTGAACTTATGAATCATACTATGAGACTTTGGGGGAGTGGTTGAATGGAGATTAAGGCATGTGATGAATGTATCAGTTTCAATTAATGTTAGGAAGGTCAACCCTTGATGCCATTTTCCTACTTAGCTGATGGAGAGATATGGGGAGAGGATGAAGAGTCTACACATGGTCTTTATCAACTAAAAAAAGCATATGGTGGCATTCTTTCTTAGAGAGATTATCTAGTGGATGTTGGGCAAGAAAGGAgtctcaagaggatatattgacatgattaaggacaTGTAAGAGGGAGCGATAAACAGGGACTGAGAATAGGGGTGGCATTGATTATTGCATTCATTGAGTAGATGCATGAGGGAGTGATAAGTGGTTAACTACTAGTGGAGAGGCAAATGAATTTCCAATTACTCTAGGCTCATACCAAGGGTCAGCGTTGAGCTTGTCTCTTTTTATATTTGTTAGGGATGAGTTCACAAGGCAATTACTTGAAGAGGTCttgtggtgtatgttgtttgtagatgacatagttttgattgaagaGACAAGGAGGGGGTAAACGCAAGGCCAGACCTATgcagggatgctttagaatctaaaggttttaaaattaTTCAAATTAAGTCAAAATATAtgaaatgcaattttagtaatgaCAAGAATCGacatgaggaattagttaagattgttgaccaagaagcagaaaaaaaaaatgacccttTAAGATACCTTGGATCAACAATTCATGAAGCAGGGAGAGTGAAAGGGATGTTGCTCATACAATTAGCTAGGCTAATGAAGTGGTGATGTGCTTCCGGAGTTTATATGATTGCTACATATCAATCAAACTGAAAGGGAGATTTTATAGGATAGTTATAAGATAAGCCATACTTTAGAAGACAAAATGTCGTGCGGTTAAGGAAGATCATGTTCATGGGATGAACAAAGTTGAAATAAGGATGTTGAGGTGTATGAGTGGCAATATGAGGAAGGATCAAACTAgacatgaatgcattcaagggaactttgGCGAAGCACCAAAAAATAATAAGAGGGAAAGTAGATTGTCTGTGTGAGTTAGTTCAAGTGAAGGCACTAAAAGGACAGGGGAAGGCCAAGAAGGACATAGTAGAGGTATTAAGAAAAGATTTTTGATGACTTATGATTTATccaaggatatggtccttgatagggtGGAATAGTGTAACCAGATTCGTGTAGCTAATGGCAGTTAGTTGGGatattagatgatgatgagggtGTACTCACATATACATATAGATACTTATCCAACTTTGTAGCTTCCACTGGGATTGAAGTATATTAGATGCGTATGCATGCAATGGCTGTATGTGAAGTGCCAACTCCTTCAGTCTCGTTCAGTCTCCGAACTACTTCATGGGTGTGAAGCGCCGAGGATGCTTCAATATTACGACTCGGAAAAAGGAATTATCTaacaaccccaattagttgggataaggcttagatgatggtgatgatgatgatgcaatgGCCGTATGTAGAAGCAAATTCATTTGCATCTATGTATACAATCTTTCTTATGGAGCTGAATGTGGTGAGCCTTTTCCACCATTTATTAAGCAGTGACAAAATATTGACAGTATCCACGGCATGCACACATGACAATTCAGACAACCCAAATTGTGTACCATGGCTTGAAAACACACTGATCTGACAACCCTAATTGGCAAATTGCTGGCATAAGTTGAACAGTTGAGAAGGAAATCGAGGTCAATGCAACAATGAAGTCAGATTTGTTAAGATCATCCACAATCATTGTGGGTTTTGGGCTATACTTCTTCCACAATGAGGTCCATTGTTTGGGTGTTTGATTGATGTAAAATATGTGCCAATTGTGCAATGGACAGCtagcatgggccaaaaattacACCACAGAGTGCCTGTTGTTGTTTTTCTTATTGTTCGTTCCTATCATCATCCTCGCTATCATCACTGTGGCCACCTTCTCCAAGCTATTTGGTTTCAGCTTTACGATTAAGGAATCCTTGGGATTTGCTTAGCAAAACTTCAACGACCGGTTGCCTGCCTAAGATCTGCTTTATAGGGGCTGGGGGATTGGCGGGCATGTGAGCATGTCGCAACTAGGCTAATTCAGATTATATGGAAAGAAATATGACCTATGATAGAATGCATCTGTTTGCATGTGAATGTCTCACATGTGCCCAGTTAGTCATTTTCCTTGAATGTGCATGAAATGGGCAAAGCAGATTGATTACGTGGATACATATTATGCATGTCACACACAgaaaatatgtatatttatacATGAGGCTGATTCTGGTTCACCATGAGCAAGTAGTCTTGGTTGGCACTTACCACTAAGGTATCCTAAAATAGCCACGTACCAACCATAACAGTCATTATGTAGCTGTAAAGGTGGTAACTGTTACATGTTACGGGGTTGTGACGGCCCCCTAACAGTCCATTACGGGGCCAAAtagttaaacaaaaaaaaaaaaaactgttatggCCCGTATTATAAGTttgtaacagtaatggtggtggccattatggcatttgttaccgttatggaatatcTTGCTTACCACTGTATATGTGACTGTATGGTCAATCAATCTAGATTGTACACTAGTGGACCTATTATGGATGACCATTGGTTTGAAAAGCTTGCCAGGCAGTCATAGCTGGCCAATTTGTAGCTGGAAATGAATGGTGAAAGCAGAAAAGGTCATGGTCCCCATTCAAAGGACAACATTGATCCATTAGAAAGCTTGGATGGTTCAATTTGTGTGGCTTTTCTACCATGGGCCATTCGATGTCAGGCCCAGCACATCGATGGTCAGGAGTTACTAGCCATATTAATGTTTACAGTGGTGAGTTCCAATAATCTAGGACCAGACATGCtatattatcttttctttttgttaAAGCAACTAGGCATGTTTGTGACAATCGACAtgcattttccaaatcatttcaatATTTGTGGAGCTTAACAGCATGAGATGCTAATTTTTGTCACGTTGATGGATGAATTCAATGCTGTAGATGGGATCCACAGATGAGGCCATAGAAATCGATGTCTTGGAGAGGCACTTGTTGTCAGACACTGCTTCTCATGATGACGGTGAGGCCGAAGATGAAACAATTGTGTATGATGCTTCCTTCAAAGAGATGGAAGATAACTATGTTAAATATCAAACAGCTCAATGGGTTCTTTATTCTTTACTTTTGATTCTGGCAtggggcattggattgttcatgtTGTTTTATCTGCCTGTGAGAAGATATATCTCGCGGAAAGAATTCCAGTCTAGAAAGCTCTATGTCACTCCTAATGCCATAGTTTACAAGGTAACTCCTACAGCTCCCATCAATTTTCATCAATTGCTAGTGCCACTACTGTAATTTTGCATAATATGGTTATAAATTATAATGTTGTAGGTTGTGTTGTTAGCTTGTGTGCCCTCTAGGTTGTGATGTTAGCTTGCATGTCCTTGTAAGCCAGATGCTGTACGGCATACGGAATGGTCTCGTCAGGTTGAGTCGTGTACTCTCATAAGCTGTTGGATTGCACCAAGTCGTCACCACCATCAAATATTCTGATCCACTGCACATGTGGCATGTCTGTGTTGATCCATACTGTGAATTCACCAGGACAGCCATGAACAATCCATAGGCCAAAAATTAGAGTAATTGGACCAGAGTAATACCTAACCTGACCATTCACTAGTATCATATGGTTGCATAAGTGGCAAACAGAACATGCAATCTAACCATCTTTATTCTGTTTATAAAATGATTACATGATAGTTTACAAGCATGCTGTTTTTCTGCTATTTTCAATTTCGTCACTTCTAAATACATTCTTTCAATCTGTAGAAGGAACAGTACACAAATTTTAAACTTCATATACCTCTTTTATCTGCATATCTGGATTCTTTGAGTGGTCATACTGGATGACAGTAGCTTGTCTTCCCTAATCATATTGGGTATTCAGTTgaaaacttttcaaaataaaaggaagCCAAGAAGGATAGCTACTCAAGCTTGTAAAACCATGCCCAGCATCATGGTTTTTACCTTATCAAGACCACTTAATGAGTATGTAACAAGGACACTCTATTCTCTAGAAAAGTTGTTGTGTCAGATACCTCATGTTGGACGCGCTTGTTGGCTGAAAACCTTTTAAGTTATTTCTTTTTCTAAGTAATTATTGGTTATGCAGATACAACTTTCCATATCTCATGCATGTATCAAGTAAAACTTATAACAATAATATTATAATTTTAATTATCGTTATATAGCTGTATCAAGGTGTTGGTTGTCAGGTTTTTCAACGTCCTAATGTCTGACTTCTTGTGTTTGTGACCAACACTGACAACCTGTGTCTGCATCCAAGTTGCGTAGCTTTCCATTAAATGATATTCTTAGATTGTGTTCAAAGAGATCTCCTAAGTTATCATATGCAGAGTGTAGAGGATGGCTTTGGTTTATCCAAACATGCTGCAGTcgtctttttttctttctctttttctattttatttgttTACATTATAAGACAAACTTGCTTCTAAGTTGCTATTCCTTACTTCTCTGCCCACAGTTGTGATAGATGgcatctttcttcttcatcactaACGTGAGATATTCTGGTTAGTGTTGCTGATGAGAATACTTTTAGGGTAGTTTTGATATATAACGTGACATTAAGATTCATAACATGATTACAATGAGGTGCTTTGGATTTGGTATATTGATTTCAGTTGATGAATTACTTTGTGATTTAGAATAGCGAGTGTCTAGTGATCATATTTGCTGTAATGTGATTTGTTTGTACGAATAATCTGTAGTGAAATTTGCATATGATTTTGCAACTAGAACAGGCCGGACAGGGCCGAATC is a genomic window of Magnolia sinica isolate HGM2019 chromosome 15, MsV1, whole genome shotgun sequence containing:
- the LOC131227572 gene encoding uncharacterized protein LOC131227572 isoform X4, which gives rise to MNGESRKGHGPHSKDNIDPLESLDGSICVAFLPWAIRCQAQHIDGQELLAILMFTVMGSTDEAIEIDVLERHLLSDTASHDDGEAEDETIVYDASFKEMEDNYVKYQTAQWVLYSLLLILAWGIGLFMLFYLPVRRYISRKEFQSRKLYVTPNAIVYKYARPVPFPCFGVLKKEKHVLLPSVADIVVEQGYFQSLFGIYSVRIENAGVRRPASDDVQIQGVSHPSDFRKAVLAHLSTLRNEGFAQQVSTSEDQSNYGAVYSSPHAAWGHHSVGTVLTSQLRVESLIERHSQASEAIV